In Streptacidiphilus sp. P02-A3a, the DNA window GGCGCAAGCTCGACGAGCTAGACGCCTGCATCGAACGGTTGCGGGCGGTGCGGTCGCAGGTCGGCGCGCAGTTGCTGCGGGCCCGGATCGAGGCCTCGGCCGAACGGCCGGAGCAGCCGGTGTGCGAGCTGACCCGGGCCGGCGAAGCCCGGGACGACTGACGACGACGCAACGCTGACAGGACGGAGTGGGACATGGCCCGGATCGAGGGCGTGCTCGCGGTGACCGATGAGAGCTTCGCGGCCGAGGTGCTGGCCGCCGAGGGGCCGGTACTGGTGGATTTCACGGCGGACTGGTGCCCGCCGTGCCGCATGATCGGGCCGGTGCTGGCCGAGGTCGCGCGGGAGCAGCGGGGACGGCTGAAGGTGGTCACCCTGGACGTGGACGTCAACCCGGGCACGCAGGCCGCCTACGGGGTGCTGTCGATGCCGACGCTGATCCTGTTCGAGGGCGGCGAGCCGGTGAAGTCGCTGGTGGGGGCTCGGCCGAAGCGGCGGCTGCTCCAGGAGCTGGCCGACCGGGTGGAGTTCGCGGCGGGGTGAGGTGTGAGGTGTGAGGGAGCTGGGTGCACCCGGTGGCGGGGGTGTGTGCGGATCGCGCACGGTAGCGCGTTCGCCGGGTGTGCGCCCTGCTCTTCGTCTTATTAGTCCGATTGGCTGGGTCCGCGTGTCACGCTGCTGGGCGTGAGGAGCACTGTGTGCTGATACGACGGGAGACGACGCCGAAACGTGTCTATCGGAAGCGCTCTCAACCGACAGGGCCGATCACCTGGTCGGCAGCAGCCAGCGGGGCCGTCGGAGCCCGAGCCCGAGCCCGGCGCTGAGCCGGGACCGGTCGCGGAGACCCTGACCGCACCGGCGGGCGAACCCGGGCCGGTTCCGGCCACGGACCGGAGCCCGGCACCGGCCGCCGATCCGGGACCGCCGCCGGTGCTGGTGGTGCCGCCGATGCCGGACCATCTGCCGCTGCCGCCGCGCCAGGTCTACACCCCGATGATCACCGACGCGCCCGGGCTGAACTGGGTCGGCCCGGGTGACGCCTGGACCCGCGCCTGGGCCCAGCAGCCGCCGCAGGGGTCGGCGACCGCCGGGTCCGCCGCCGCCCCGGTGGTCCCGGCCGACCCGGCCTCGACCGGGTCCGGCACCGGGGTCGGCACCGGGGTCGGCACCGGGTCCGGCGGCGGGTCCGGGCAGCCGTTCCGGCCGCTGCCGCCGCTGCTCAGCCCGGAGACCGCGCTGGCGGTGATCCCGCTGGCGGCCCGGGCCAGGAACGCCGAGCCCGACCGGGAGCTGGTCCGGCGCAGCCTGGCGGCGGTCGAAGCCGTCGCCGACCGGGCGGTGGCGCACTTCTACGCGGTGCTGTTCGTCGGCAACCCGGAGCTGCGCTCGCTGTTCCCGGCGTCGATGGACCTCCAGCGGGACCGGCTGTTCCGCGCCCTGCTCGCGGCGGCCCGGGTCGCCGACGACCCGGCCGCGCTGGCCCAGCTGGTCGAGCCGCTGGCCCGGGGGCACCGGAAGTACGGGGTGCGGAACGAGCACTACGCCCCGGTGGGCGCGGCGCTGATCGCGGCGCTGGCGCGCTTCGGCGGCGGCGCCTGGGACCGGCACACCGAGGCGGCCTGGGCCCGGACGTACGCCGCCGTCTCGCAGCTGATGATCGCCGTCGCCGAGCGCGACGCCGTGGTGTCGCCGCCCTGGTGGCAGGGCGAGGTGGTCGCGGTGGAGCCGCTGACCGGGGAGGTCGGCCAGGTCACCGTGCGCACCGACCACCCGTACCCGTACCGGGCCGGGCAGTACGCCACGCTGGAGGTGCCGCTGTGGCCGCGGGTCTGGCGGCCGTACTCGCTGGCCGCCGCGCCGCGCCCGGACGGGCTGCTGACCTTCCAGGTGAAGGCGGTACCGGCGGGCTGGGTCAGCAACGCCCTGGTCCGCCGGACCGGCCCGGGGGACGTGCTGCGGCTGGGCCCGCCCGCCGGGCAGATGGTGCTGCGCCCCGGGAGCACCACCCCGCTGCTGCTGGTCGGCGGCGGCACCGGGATCGCGCCGATCCTGGCGCTGCTGCAGGAGCTGGCCGAACGGCCGCGGTCGCAGCGGCCGAAGGTGGAGCTCTTCTACGGCGCGCGCCGGGCCTCCGAGCTGTACGCCCTGGGCGCGCTGACCGAGCTGGCGAAACGTCACTCCTGGCTGCACGTCCGGACCACGGTACTGGAGGGTCGGCACCGGGGACTGTCCGGTCCGCTGCCGGACGTGGTGGCCGGCCTCGGGCCCTGGGACGAGTACGAGGCCTACCTCAGCGGCCCGCCGGCGATGGTGCGGCGCGGTGTCCGGGCGCTGTACGCGGCCGGGGTCGCCGAGGAGCGGATCCGGCACGACCTGGGGACGGACGGCCCGGCCTGAGGCGGAACCCTTCGGCCCGGGGCGGAACCCGTCAGCGGCCCAGGTCCTCGGCCAGCAGTGCGCGGATCCCCTCGATGTTGCTCGCCAGGTAGGCCCGCAGCGACGGCGGCACCACGTTGACCGAGGTCACGCCCTCGCGGGTGAACGGCAGCCGGACCACCTCGTACTCGCCGTTCGGCTCGTCCACCTCGGGTCCGTGGCGCTGCGACAGGTCCATCGACTCCAGTCGGCAGACGAAGAAGTGCTGGACCTTGACCCCGTGCGGGTGCGCCGGGTCGCCGTTGTCGTGGTGGGTGTAGGAGACCGTGTCGACGAAGGCCGGGACCAGGGCGGTGGCCTTGCCGCCGAGCTCCTCGGCGAGCTCCCGGTGCAGTCCGTCGACGACGGTCGGGTCGGTCGGCTCGACCCCGCCGCCGGGAGTGATCCAGTACGGCAGGTGGTCCGGCTTGGTCCGCTTGATCAGGATGATCTCGGTGCCGTCCGCCGTGGCGTCGAGCAGGATGGCGCGTGCGGTGCGCTTGACCACAGGGCGGTCGGCGGGACCCATGGGCTTCCTCCGTGCATGATGCTTGCAGGGAGTGTGCCGCATGGGGCCACCGGTGAAACTCGTACACCGGAGCGACGGGTGCGACCGGCGCCGGGGCGGTCGGTCCGGACGGTCAGTCCTTGCCGTCGAAGGCCAGGTGCAGCGCCCAGGCCACGATGCTGATGATCAGCGAGCCGATCAGGGCCGGCATGAAGCCGCTGACGTGGAAGTCGAGGTTGAGTTTTCCGGACGCCCAGGAGGTCAGCCAGAGCATCAGGGCGTTGATCACGAAGGTGATCAGTCCCAGGGTCAGCAGGAACAGCGGCAGCGAGAACAGCTTGACGATGGGCTTGATGGCGAAGTTCACCACCCCGAAGATGAGCGCCACCAGGACCACGGTGATGGCCTTGCGCTGCCAGTCCCCCGCGGTGAGCGCGATGCCGTTGACGAACACGGCGGCGACCCAGATGGCCACCGCGTTGATCAGGGTCTTCCCGACGAAACGAAGCATGTCGCGATCGTCGCAGGCCACCGGGGTCCGGCGGAAGTATCCACGGGCCCTGGACGGCCCCTTGTTACCGGGCTGATTCACAGGGCCTGGTTCAATACGGGAAACCGACCACAGGGAGTGGAGTCCGATGCAGGTATTCCGGCTGGACGACCTGGACGCAGAGCGTGCCGCGAACCAGGGTGCGTATCTGCGCTTCCTCAACGAGCGCAACATGTCCGTCGGCCTCTACGCGCTGGACCAGGGGACGCAGGACCCGCAGCAGCCGCACGCCCAGGACGAGGTGTACCTGGTGGTCAGCGGCCGGGCGTCGATCACCGTAGGCGAGGAGACCACCACCGTCGGTCGCGGCAGTGTGGTCTACGTCCCGGCGGGGGTGGCCCACCGCTTCCACCACATCAGCGAGGACCTGCGGGTCCTGGTGGTCTTCTCGCCCCCGGAGCGCTGACCGGCGATGACCACCAGCTTCAGCGACCAGCTCTGGGCGGCGGGCGACGCGGTCCACCGCGAGATCCTGGTCCACCCCTTCCTGCGCGGCCTCACCGACGGCAGCCTGCCGCGCGCCGCCTTCCGCCACTTCGTCGTCCAGGACTCGCACTACCTGCGCGACTACGCCCGGGCGCTCGCGGTCTGCGCCGCCAAGGCCCCCACCGAGGAGGACGTCCGCGCCTTCGCCAACGACGCGGTGGGCGCGCTGGCGGCCGAGCAGGAGATGCACGCCGACTTCATGGCGGAGCTCGGCCCGGCCCCGGCGGCGCCGGGGGGCGCGTCGAAGGACGCCGACGGCGTGCTGCCGACGACCCGCGCCTACACCAGCTACCTGCTGGCCACCGTCTACTCCGGCTCCTTCGCCGAGGGGTTGGCGGCGGTGCTGCCGTGCTACTGGATCTACGCCCGGGTCGGCGCGGAACTGCTGGCCAAGTCCTCCCCCGACCCGCTGTACGCGCGCTGGATCGCCAGCTACGCGGACGAGGAGTTCCAGTCCGTCGTCCGCCGGGTGCTGCGGCTGGCCGACCGCCTCGGCGAGGAGCTGTCCGAGGCCGAACGGCGGCGCGCGGCGGAGCACTTCGCGGTGACCGCCCGCTACGAGTGGATGTTCTGGGACGCCGCCTGGCGCGGCGAGACCTGGCCGGTCCCAGCCAGTTGATCAGGGTCTTATCCGGGGTATCTCAGGGGCGTTACCCCTCTGCACGCCCAGGTGACGGCCGTACGATCGAGGCATCAGGAAAAAGCGGGCCCGGTGGCCCCGAGGCCCCGGGAGACCCCCGTGGGGGAGGACGGACATCATGACTGAGATCTGGAAGTCGCTGCCCGGGTGGGTTCGCCACATCGTGGTTCCCATCATCGTGCTGATCGCCGCCTGGACCGTGATCTCGGCGGTCCTCGGCGCGGTCTTCGGCCTGGTGGGATTCCTGGTCAGCTGGGTGTTCAAGATCCTGGTGATCGTCGCGCTGGGCGCGGTGGTCGTGATCCTGGTGAAGAAGGCCTCGCGCTAGGGCCGCGACCGGCCCAGGCAGAACGCGGAGCGCCCGTACCCGGTGAGGGGTACGGGCGCTCCTCAGTCGCACCGGAGCGTCAGCGGGCTCAGTGGTCGGAGCCCTCGGCCTGCACCGGGATCTGCTGCACCCGCGGCCCGGAGCCGTTCGGCGAGCCCGGCAGGGCCGGTTCGGCCTGGTCGGACTTCATCTGGTTCAGCAGCTGCCTGGCCAGGCCGAGACCGGTGCCGCCCATGGTCAGCGCCTTGGCGAACATCTCGCCCATGCCCTCGGCGCCGTTGAGCAGCACCATGTGCTCGACGTTGCCGAAGGCCGAAGCGCCGGCCCGGACGATCTCCGGCCAGTTCTCGGCCAGCTGCTGGGCCACCACGGCTTCCTGGTTCTCCGCCAGGGCCGCCGCGCGGGCCTTGATCGCCTCGGCCTCGGCCAGACCGAGCGCCCGCGCCGCCGCGGCCTCGGCCAGACCCCGGGCCTCCACCGACTCGGCCTCGGCCAGACCGCGCGCCCTGGCGGCGGCCGCTTCGGCCTCACCGGTGGCGCGCATCTCCCCGGAGGCGGCCTGGGCGTGCGCCTTGGTCGCCTCGGCGGCGGCCAGCGCCGCGATCTTCACCCGGTTCGCCTCGGCCACGGCCCGCAGTTCGGTCTCCTGCGCCTGGGCCTGCGCGGCCGAGATCCGGGCGTCACGCTCGGCCTCGGCGACCGTGCGGGTCTGGTAGGCGGCGGCGTCGGCGGGCTTGCGGACGTCGATCTGCAGCTGCTGCTCGCGGCGCTGGGCCTCCAACTCGGCGACCCGGGTCTCCTGGACCACGACCTCCTGCCGGGCGGCGGCCTCGGCCAGCGGACCGGCCTGCCGGGCCTCGGCGGTGGCCTTCTCCATCTCGGCCCGGTAGCCGGACTGCAGGATCTCGCTGTTACGGGTGGACTCGGCCTTGCGGGCGGCTGCCTCCTGCTCGGCCTGGGTGGCCGCCCGGTCCGCCTCGGCCTGCGCGATCCGCGCGTCCCGGTGGACGGCCGCGGCGTGCGGCGCGGCCAGGTTCTTGATGTAGCCGGTCGGGTCGAGGATCTCCTGGATCTGCAGCGAGTCGATGATCAGACCCAGCTTCTCCATCTCCGAGCCGGAGGCCAGCCGGGTCTCCCCGGTCAGCCGCTCGCGGTCGCGGATCATGTCCTCGACCGTCAGGCTGCCGACGATGGACCGGAGGTGACCGGCGAACACGTTGTGGACCCGGCTGCCCATCATCTTCTGCTGGTCCAGGAAGCGGCGCGCGGCGTTGGCGATCGACGCGTGGTCGTCGCCCACCTTGAAGATCACCACGCCCTTGACCCGCACCGGGATGCCCTGGCTGGTCACGCACTCGACGTCCAGGTCGGCCTCGTTGAGGTCCAGCGACAGCTTGCGGACCACCTGCAGGCCCGGGGTGACCAGGGTGCCGCGGCCGGTGACGATGCGGAAGCCCAGGCCCTCCTCGACCCCCGCGGTCTTGTGCTTGGAGCCGGAGATGACGAGCGCTTCGTTGGGCTCGGCCACCCGCCACATCAACTTGAACAGCACGATCAGAATGATCAGGACGACGACGACCGCGCCCGCGATTACGCCGATGAACATCGGCACATTCCCCCTTCGCTGCCGCCCGGCCCGTGGCTGCGCGTCTGTGCAGGATTGCGCGGGCTACGAGGCGGCCGAACGGAAGTGTGCACCCGCTACCTGCCGCGGTGATAGGCGGGGTGGCACATTGATGCAGACTCAGGACGGAACCGGGACCAGAACCGGATGAACCCGGTCATCCCACCGCGGCGCCGACCCGGTCACCGACCCGGTCGGCGGCCCCTCAGCCCACCAGCGCGACCACGTAGACGGTGCGCGGCGGCTGGTACTCCTCCACGACCACGATCGAGCCCCGGGCGATCCGCTCCCCCGGCACCGCCGGGTAGGCCAGGAACGCCTCCGTCCCGCCGCGCACCGGGACCAGTACCTCGCCCACCAGGCCCGGCCCCACCGTCCCGGTGACCCGCCCCACGCTGCCGACCATTCCGGCCCCCCTCTGTCGCCCCGCGCTGGAACCCGGCGCTGGAACCCCGGTCCGGCTCGGAGCGTACCCTCACCCGTGCGACGGGGTCAGCACGATCCGCTGGCCGGGGGCGGTGCGGGTGCCCCAGGCCCGTTCGACCTCGGCGAGGGGCAGCACGAGGGGGTTCACCGCCAGCGCCCCGGAGGTGATCTCCGCGGCCAGGGCCGGGAGTTCGGCGAGGATGTCGGCGGTACCGAGGGAGCCCTGGCCGCTGCCCATGAGCCGCAGGTCGGCCCCGCGCAGCAGGGCGGACGGCAGGGTGAGCTCGGCTCCGGCCATGGAGCCGATCTGGATCCAGGCCAGTGCCCTGGTGCGCTCGGCCCGGGCGGTGAGCAGGGCCGGCATGGCGTGTTCGGCGGCCGGGCCCCACAGGTAGTCGATGACCACGTCCACGTCGGCCGCGGCGCGGCCCAGCCGGTCGGCGACCTGCTCCGGCTCGCCCAGCAGCGAGACCGTCCGGTCCGCGCCCAGGTCGGCCAGCAGGCCCAGCCGCTCCGGGTCGCGCCCGGCGGCCACCACGGTCCCGGCGCCCAGCAGTTTCGCGATCCGCACCGCGAGCTGACCGGCGTTGCCGGTCGCGCCCAGCACCAGTGCGCCCGCGCCGGGCCGGAGCGCGACCCGGCGGCGCAGCGCGACCCAGGAGGACATGGCCGGGTTCATCGCGGCGGCCACCGCGACCGGGTCGGTGCCGGTCGGCAGGGTGACGGCGCGGCGGCGGTCGACCACGGCCCGCTCGGCCATGGTGCCGGGGACGCCGTCCGGGGCGACGAAGTAGAGCAGTTCCCGCCGCGGGCCGAGGCCGACCGCGTCGATGCCGGGGACCAGCGGCAGTACGCCGTCGGAGGTGTAGTGGCTGCCGTCGGCCCCGGAGCGCACCCGTGGGTGCAGCCCTGCGGCCAGCACGTCCACCAGGATCTCGTGCTCGCCCCGCGGTTGCGGCGGG includes these proteins:
- a CDS encoding phage holin family protein; protein product: MLRFVGKTLINAVAIWVAAVFVNGIALTAGDWQRKAITVVLVALIFGVVNFAIKPIVKLFSLPLFLLTLGLITFVINALMLWLTSWASGKLNLDFHVSGFMPALIGSLIISIVAWALHLAFDGKD
- a CDS encoding zinc-binding alcohol dehydrogenase family protein — encoded protein: MHAAVVRSFDAPPRFEAIDPPQPRGEHEILVDVLAAGLHPRVRSGADGSHYTSDGVLPLVPGIDAVGLGPRRELLYFVAPDGVPGTMAERAVVDRRRAVTLPTGTDPVAVAAAMNPAMSSWVALRRRVALRPGAGALVLGATGNAGQLAVRIAKLLGAGTVVAAGRDPERLGLLADLGADRTVSLLGEPEQVADRLGRAAADVDVVIDYLWGPAAEHAMPALLTARAERTRALAWIQIGSMAGAELTLPSALLRGADLRLMGSGQGSLGTADILAELPALAAEITSGALAVNPLVLPLAEVERAWGTRTAPGQRIVLTPSHG
- a CDS encoding globin domain-containing protein; its protein translation is MPDHLPLPPRQVYTPMITDAPGLNWVGPGDAWTRAWAQQPPQGSATAGSAAAPVVPADPASTGSGTGVGTGVGTGSGGGSGQPFRPLPPLLSPETALAVIPLAARARNAEPDRELVRRSLAAVEAVADRAVAHFYAVLFVGNPELRSLFPASMDLQRDRLFRALLAAARVADDPAALAQLVEPLARGHRKYGVRNEHYAPVGAALIAALARFGGGAWDRHTEAAWARTYAAVSQLMIAVAERDAVVSPPWWQGEVVAVEPLTGEVGQVTVRTDHPYPYRAGQYATLEVPLWPRVWRPYSLAAAPRPDGLLTFQVKAVPAGWVSNALVRRTGPGDVLRLGPPAGQMVLRPGSTTPLLLVGGGTGIAPILALLQELAERPRSQRPKVELFYGARRASELYALGALTELAKRHSWLHVRTTVLEGRHRGLSGPLPDVVAGLGPWDEYEAYLSGPPAMVRRGVRALYAAGVAEERIRHDLGTDGPA
- a CDS encoding flotillin family protein, coding for MFIGVIAGAVVVVLIILIVLFKLMWRVAEPNEALVISGSKHKTAGVEEGLGFRIVTGRGTLVTPGLQVVRKLSLDLNEADLDVECVTSQGIPVRVKGVVIFKVGDDHASIANAARRFLDQQKMMGSRVHNVFAGHLRSIVGSLTVEDMIRDRERLTGETRLASGSEMEKLGLIIDSLQIQEILDPTGYIKNLAAPHAAAVHRDARIAQAEADRAATQAEQEAAARKAESTRNSEILQSGYRAEMEKATAEARQAGPLAEAAARQEVVVQETRVAELEAQRREQQLQIDVRKPADAAAYQTRTVAEAERDARISAAQAQAQETELRAVAEANRVKIAALAAAEATKAHAQAASGEMRATGEAEAAAARARGLAEAESVEARGLAEAAAARALGLAEAEAIKARAAALAENQEAVVAQQLAENWPEIVRAGASAFGNVEHMVLLNGAEGMGEMFAKALTMGGTGLGLARQLLNQMKSDQAEPALPGSPNGSGPRVQQIPVQAEGSDH
- a CDS encoding NUDIX domain-containing protein; translated protein: MGPADRPVVKRTARAILLDATADGTEIILIKRTKPDHLPYWITPGGGVEPTDPTVVDGLHRELAEELGGKATALVPAFVDTVSYTHHDNGDPAHPHGVKVQHFFVCRLESMDLSQRHGPEVDEPNGEYEVVRLPFTREGVTSVNVVPPSLRAYLASNIEGIRALLAEDLGR
- a CDS encoding DUF5326 family protein; protein product: MTEIWKSLPGWVRHIVVPIIVLIAAWTVISAVLGAVFGLVGFLVSWVFKILVIVALGAVVVILVKKASR
- the trxA gene encoding thioredoxin; protein product: MARIEGVLAVTDESFAAEVLAAEGPVLVDFTADWCPPCRMIGPVLAEVAREQRGRLKVVTLDVDVNPGTQAAYGVLSMPTLILFEGGEPVKSLVGARPKRRLLQELADRVEFAAG
- the tenA gene encoding thiaminase II, with product MTTSFSDQLWAAGDAVHREILVHPFLRGLTDGSLPRAAFRHFVVQDSHYLRDYARALAVCAAKAPTEEDVRAFANDAVGALAAEQEMHADFMAELGPAPAAPGGASKDADGVLPTTRAYTSYLLATVYSGSFAEGLAAVLPCYWIYARVGAELLAKSSPDPLYARWIASYADEEFQSVVRRVLRLADRLGEELSEAERRRAAEHFAVTARYEWMFWDAAWRGETWPVPAS
- a CDS encoding cupin domain-containing protein; its protein translation is MQVFRLDDLDAERAANQGAYLRFLNERNMSVGLYALDQGTQDPQQPHAQDEVYLVVSGRASITVGEETTTVGRGSVVYVPAGVAHRFHHISEDLRVLVVFSPPER